The segment TTATAGCGTAAAATGGGATGGTAATAAAGCAATTTTCTCCGACGATAATGGCTCCATATATAGAGGTTATCTAGGCTATCCAAGCATAGCCTTTCTCATGAAAAGGGGAGTATTGCCCTTTGACGAGAAGATTGCCGAGGGGTTAAAGGGTATACCATGGAAAAGGCTTAACGAAAGGTACAAAAAATACTGGATAGTCGAATCTATAGTCAAAAGAAAATTGGAGAGGAAGGGAATTGACTCGAAATACGTGGATGCTTTTGTTAAAAGGGTGATGGAAGCTATTAAAAAAGAGAAGTTCACGAAGCTAGAGGAAGAATTATCTGCTTCCTAAAAGCGCTCTACCCTTGCCAGTAATCGTATAGACTGTGATTATGTCTCTGCCTTTAGAAACTGGACAGACGTTTTTTAGTAAGCATCTATTACAAGTAGAATCTGCGGTAATTATCTTTACGTAGCCATGTGACAACATGAAGCCTATTAGCTTCTCGACTTCGCCTTTAGTTAAACTGATTTTCCCCGCGAGCATAAAGGTATCTAGATACTTTTCCCTTTCCAGGATGTGTAATATTTTCAATATGTTCTCACGTAGGGATTGCATTTAAACAGCCAGAATAGACAAAATCGTATTTACTAGAAGAGAAAGAGCTATAGCTACTGCGAACATATATAGAATAATTAGCAATGTAAGTGAGTTTTTCCCTATTTCTTGCTTTATTGCAGCTACAGTAGGTATGCAAGGAACGTAAAGAGTGAAAAGTATCAATAGGGAAAAAGCTTGAACAGGATTTAAGCCTAAAGCTAGCAGTGCATCTTTAACGTTCGCCTCTCCTCCCTCTAATAAAGCTATGGCTTCTATCAATCCTTCCTTAGCTATAAAACCTTGAATTAAAGCAAATCCAATAATCCATGCACTCTCCTTTGGCACTCCATAGAGCGAAAGAAAATATGCTAAAAAATTGCCTAAAATTGCAGCATAGCTTTCTTTTGGATTGTAAGTAAAACCTGAAGGACCGTGATTCAGCAAGAACCAGGTAACAATACTCAATGATAATATTATTAAACCCGCTTTTCTTAAGAAGTGCTTGGAGTAATCCCAAGTAAGCCACCATACAACTTTTAGGCTAGGCTTATGAATTGGAGGGATCTCTAATAGAAATATTGGAGCTTCCTTTTTCCTAAACATAAATCTCCTGAATAGCGAAGACGTTAAAATGGCAACTATAAGGGATACTGTGTATACCATGAACATGACTAATGCTTGCATAACACTAGACGAGAAGTATGCCGTTGCAAAAGCTATTATAACAATTAACCTGGCTTGACAGGGAACGAATGGGACCGAAAAGATCAATTGTTGTCTTTCCTCCTCTTCTAAAGCTGTTCTAGAAGATAAAATTCCCGGAACATTGCATCCAAAACTGATAACTATCGGATAGATAGCTCTTCCTGAAAGCCCAAACTTGCTTAGCAGAGAATTATAGGAATATGCTAGTCGAGCTGCCAGTCCGCTATCTTCTAATATAGAAAGCAGGAAAAAGGTGATGATTAAAAGTGGAAGAAAAGATAACACACTACCTACACCTGATATTACGCCATCAGTGATTAGAGATATAAGCCATGGCTGGACATTGTAAGATTCTAGTAATTGAGCTATTGTTGCATTTATAAAACTAAAAATCTCATCCATTAATCCGAGAAGGCTATATGAGGCCAAAAGCTCGGCCAGCTGTTTCCAGCCCAGCCAGCAAAATATCACGTCTAAAGGAAATCCGCTGTTAATTGTAAACACAAGAGAGAAAAATAAAACCAGGAATAGAGAGCTAAATACTACACCAGCAATTTCATGTTGAAAAATTTCCTCGAAAAGCTTTGTTTCTTCTTCAACCGCTATCCTCACAACGATTTCCTTTACTAAATTATCTACAAAGTTAAACCTTGACACTGCAATAATCTCCCCGAGGTCTCTACCTATGCTCTGCCTGGCGGAGGATGATATTTGCTTTATCTTCGCTAGAACATCGGCTTTACCACTTTTCCTTATCAATTCTTCAAGTCTAGGATCTCCCTCAAGCAATCGTATAGCAACCCATCTAGCCGGGTACATCTTTAAAATATTATATTTCTTTATTATTTTCTCAACTTCCGAAATGATAGGCTCAAGTCCTCCATAATCTATGCGCAGAGGCTTCTCTCTTCCTCGCTTTTTTCCTGCAACAGCTAAGATGGCTTCAAGCAACTCTCGTATACCACTACCTTGTATAGCGGATACTTCAACGACTGGGACTCCCAGCCGCGCCTCCAGCTTATCTATGTGAATATGTATGCCCATTTTATGGGTCATATCTGCCTTCGTAACAGCAATCACGACGTTGGGCATCAGCTCGAGTATTTGAATAGGTAGATAAAGCGTACGCTCGGGAGCAGTGCCATCGACAAGCACTAGTACAACGTTTGGTTCTCCGCTTATGATATATTCACGAGCGACAATCTCTTCTAAACTTGTAGCCGATATACCATACGTGCCCGGTAAGTCAACAAAGCAAAATTTTTTGTTTTTGTAGACTCTAACGCCTTCTTTACGTTCAACGGTTACGCCTGGCCAATTACCTACGCGAGCTGTTTCACCTGTTAAAACGTTAAAAAGCGTAGACTTTCCAACGTTTGGGTTACCAGCAACAGCCACAACGATATCACATTGCTCTTTACTGCTCGTAAAACCACCTCAACTACGCTGTTAAACGGGAGAAAGCTCGACAATTATTTTCCTAGCCATACCCCTTCCTAAAGCTATAGTCACGCCTCGCACTCTTAAAAGAATAGGGCCTCTGCTATTGTTTAAAACTTCAATTTCAGCTCCAGGCGTCAAGCCCATCTGCATGAGCCTA is part of the Thermoproteales archaeon genome and harbors:
- the feoB gene encoding ferrous iron transport protein B produces the protein MAVAGNPNVGKSTLFNVLTGETARVGNWPGVTVERKEGVRVYKNKKFCFVDLPGTYGISATSLEEIVAREYIISGEPNVVLVLVDGTAPERTLYLPIQILELMPNVVIAVTKADMTHKMGIHIHIDKLEARLGVPVVEVSAIQGSGIRELLEAILAVAGKKRGREKPLRIDYGGLEPIISEVEKIIKKYNILKMYPARWVAIRLLEGDPRLEELIRKSGKADVLAKIKQISSSARQSIGRDLGEIIAVSRFNFVDNLVKEIVVRIAVEEETKLFEEIFQHEIAGVVFSSLFLVLFFSLVFTINSGFPLDVIFCWLGWKQLAELLASYSLLGLMDEIFSFINATIAQLLESYNVQPWLISLITDGVISGVGSVLSFLPLLIITFFLLSILEDSGLAARLAYSYNSLLSKFGLSGRAIYPIVISFGCNVPGILSSRTALEEEERQQLIFSVPFVPCQARLIVIIAFATAYFSSSVMQALVMFMVYTVSLIVAILTSSLFRRFMFRKKEAPIFLLEIPPIHKPSLKVVWWLTWDYSKHFLRKAGLIILSLSIVTWFLLNHGPSGFTYNPKESYAAILGNFLAYFLSLYGVPKESAWIIGFALIQGFIAKEGLIEAIALLEGGEANVKDALLALGLNPVQAFSLLILFTLYVPCIPTVAAIKQEIGKNSLTLLIILYMFAVAIALSLLVNTILSILAV
- a CDS encoding ferrous iron transport protein A, which translates into the protein MFGGVSTTLDNVPVGARARIKGLNAGHGLATRLMQMGLTPGAEIEVLNNSRGPILLRVRGVTIALGRGMARKIIVELSPV